The Arthrobacter sp. NicSoilC5 genome has a window encoding:
- a CDS encoding L-idonate 5-dehydrogenase, whose amino-acid sequence MKAVVVHGANDLRIDDRPEPVAGPGEVVLDVEWGGICGSDLSYWRHGASGTAALKSPLVLGHEVAGRIAKLGAGVEHLEVGQPVTVHPAELVGDGTMPERLQGRTNLYPQIRYFGSAAFDPHTDGGFSERKLAKAFQVRPLPDGVDTLRGALAEPLAVAMHAVARAGDLEGRDVLVNGAGPIGSLVTAAAKYAGARTVTATDISDASLRIARAMGADEVLNVSNSPLPADVELVFEATGIPAVLGGVLRATARGGTIVQVGNLPGAPAASALGDLVTREITWIGSYRFVDEITDALRAMANGLDVSPVITHKFGIDDAEEAMRTAVDPASDSSKVMLRLSGN is encoded by the coding sequence ATGAAAGCCGTTGTAGTCCACGGGGCCAATGATCTCCGCATTGATGACAGGCCTGAGCCAGTTGCGGGGCCGGGCGAAGTAGTGCTCGACGTCGAATGGGGCGGCATCTGCGGAAGTGACCTTTCGTACTGGCGCCACGGAGCGTCGGGAACGGCGGCGCTGAAGTCGCCGCTCGTCCTGGGCCATGAAGTGGCTGGCCGGATCGCCAAACTGGGTGCCGGCGTCGAACACCTCGAGGTGGGCCAGCCCGTGACCGTTCACCCGGCCGAACTTGTGGGCGACGGCACCATGCCGGAACGCCTGCAGGGCCGGACCAATCTCTACCCGCAGATCCGGTACTTCGGCTCTGCGGCGTTCGATCCGCACACGGACGGTGGCTTCAGCGAACGGAAGCTTGCCAAGGCATTCCAAGTCCGTCCCCTTCCCGACGGCGTGGACACCCTGCGCGGGGCGCTCGCCGAACCACTCGCCGTGGCCATGCACGCGGTGGCCCGCGCTGGAGACCTTGAAGGCCGGGACGTGCTGGTCAACGGTGCCGGACCTATCGGGTCGCTGGTCACCGCGGCCGCCAAATATGCAGGTGCCCGAACGGTGACCGCCACCGATATCAGCGATGCGTCCCTGCGGATCGCCCGTGCGATGGGTGCCGATGAGGTGCTCAACGTTTCCAACAGCCCGCTTCCGGCAGACGTGGAGCTGGTGTTCGAGGCCACCGGCATCCCTGCGGTGCTCGGAGGCGTCCTGCGGGCCACGGCCCGCGGCGGGACCATCGTCCAGGTGGGCAACCTGCCCGGAGCGCCCGCGGCTTCGGCGCTGGGGGACCTCGTTACCCGGGAAATCACCTGGATCGGGTCCTACCGGTTCGTCGATGAGATCACGGACGCGCTCCGCGCAATGGCCAACGGCCTGGACGTCTCACCTGTCATCACCCACAAATTCGGCATTGATGACGCCGAGGAAGCGATGCGGACCGCCGTGGATCCCGCCTCCGACAGCAGCAAGGTCATGCTCCGCCTCAGCGGAAACTGA
- a CDS encoding mannitol dehydrogenase family protein — MVHLGLGAFARAHTAVFTEDAMLAAGDPQWGIVGVTQRSDAVARQLAPQDGLFAVAERGEGAAPARVVSSIVEAISGRDKPELVVERIGAAATKIVTLTITEKGYRFNPQTRTLDLDDTETSEDLGGRPPRTAVGQIARGLQRRARTGAGPITVVSCDNLPGNGELTGTLVRNFAVALPTGESDELLAWIDRNATFPSTMVDRMVPATTDADLAAVERELGLRDEAAVVAEPFKQWVIEDNFAAARPRWEDAGALFSTDVAAWESAKLRLLNASHSMLAYLGLAAGKATIADAVGVDAFRTACHRMMLEEALPSITLPVELDGERYCGEVLRRFANPALGHTTAKVGSDGSQKIGLRLLATVRGTFDAGREPKWAALAVAAWMRHVATTPETDLNDPLAKELEAVLPERRTADTVVPALLGFRPVVDPYLAGHEEFRNLLLHWYRSIDNGPLSLGNEINHG; from the coding sequence ATCGTCCACCTTGGACTGGGCGCGTTCGCCCGTGCCCACACGGCCGTCTTCACGGAGGACGCCATGCTTGCGGCAGGCGATCCGCAATGGGGCATCGTCGGCGTCACCCAGCGTTCGGATGCCGTGGCCCGGCAGCTGGCCCCGCAGGACGGACTCTTCGCTGTGGCCGAACGGGGCGAGGGCGCCGCGCCGGCACGCGTCGTCTCCAGCATCGTTGAGGCAATTTCAGGACGGGATAAACCGGAGTTAGTGGTGGAACGAATCGGCGCCGCGGCAACGAAGATCGTCACCCTCACGATTACCGAGAAGGGCTACCGGTTCAACCCGCAAACCCGCACCCTCGACCTGGACGACACCGAGACCAGCGAAGACCTCGGCGGCAGGCCGCCGCGCACCGCCGTCGGCCAGATTGCGCGCGGCCTCCAGCGCCGCGCCCGCACCGGCGCCGGACCCATCACGGTGGTGTCCTGCGACAACCTGCCCGGAAACGGTGAACTGACCGGCACCCTGGTCCGCAACTTCGCCGTAGCCCTCCCAACCGGGGAAAGCGACGAACTCCTGGCATGGATCGACCGCAACGCCACGTTCCCGTCCACCATGGTGGACCGCATGGTGCCGGCCACCACCGACGCCGACCTGGCCGCCGTCGAACGTGAACTCGGCCTCCGCGACGAGGCCGCCGTGGTCGCCGAGCCGTTCAAGCAATGGGTCATCGAGGACAACTTCGCTGCCGCGAGGCCGCGCTGGGAAGACGCCGGTGCGCTGTTCAGCACCGACGTTGCCGCCTGGGAATCGGCGAAGCTGCGGCTGCTCAACGCCAGCCACTCAATGCTGGCCTACCTCGGCCTCGCCGCCGGCAAGGCGACCATCGCCGATGCCGTGGGCGTGGACGCATTCCGCACCGCCTGCCACCGCATGATGCTCGAAGAAGCCCTGCCCAGCATCACCCTGCCGGTGGAACTGGACGGCGAACGGTACTGCGGAGAGGTGCTCCGCCGGTTCGCCAACCCCGCACTGGGCCACACCACCGCGAAAGTGGGCAGCGACGGGTCGCAGAAAATCGGACTCCGCCTGCTTGCCACCGTCCGGGGAACGTTCGACGCCGGCCGCGAACCCAAGTGGGCCGCGCTCGCCGTCGCGGCGTGGATGCGCCACGTGGCCACCACACCGGAAACGGACCTGAACGATCCCCTGGCGAAAGAACTCGAGGCCGTCCTGCCCGAACGCCGCACCGCGGACACCGTGGTGCCTGCCCTCCTCGGGTTCCGGCCCGTCGTCGACCCCTACCTGGCCGGGCACGAAGAATTCCGGAACCTGCTCCTGCACTGGTACCGCAGCATCGACAACGGGCCCTTGAGCCTGGGAAATGAGATCAACCATGGCTGA
- a CDS encoding aldo/keto reductase yields the protein MKTRTIGQLTVSALGLGCMGMSEFYGGGDEQESVATIHEFLDAGGSLLDTADMYGPFTNEKLVGRAISGRRGDVVLATKFGNERREDGSWVGINGRPEYVRSACDASLHRLGVDHIDLYYQHRVDKTVPIEDTVGAMAELVQAGKVRHLGLSEASAETIRRAHAVHPITALQTEYSLWEREPETKVFPVLAELGIGFVPYSPLGRGFLTGQIRSADDFAEDDFRRHSPRFQGENFTRNLELVDRVKELADRKQCTPGQLALAWLLAQGEHIVPIPGTKKRERLRENLGAVDVELTQDELQLLDQLAPAGSTAGARYPNMSTIDT from the coding sequence ATGAAAACGCGCACTATTGGACAACTGACAGTTTCCGCCCTTGGCCTTGGCTGCATGGGCATGAGCGAGTTCTACGGCGGCGGCGACGAGCAGGAGTCGGTTGCCACCATCCACGAATTCCTGGACGCCGGGGGATCGCTGCTGGACACGGCAGACATGTACGGGCCCTTCACGAACGAAAAACTTGTGGGCCGGGCCATTTCCGGCCGCCGCGGGGACGTTGTGCTCGCCACCAAGTTCGGCAACGAACGCCGGGAGGACGGTTCCTGGGTGGGCATCAACGGCCGGCCCGAATACGTCCGGTCCGCATGCGACGCCAGCCTCCATCGGCTGGGGGTGGACCACATCGACCTCTACTACCAGCACCGGGTGGACAAAACGGTTCCCATCGAGGACACAGTGGGCGCCATGGCGGAACTGGTCCAGGCCGGCAAGGTCCGGCACCTGGGCCTCTCCGAAGCATCCGCGGAGACCATCCGGCGAGCGCACGCGGTCCACCCCATCACTGCGCTGCAGACCGAGTACTCGCTGTGGGAGCGGGAGCCCGAGACCAAGGTGTTTCCCGTGCTGGCGGAGCTGGGCATTGGTTTTGTGCCGTACAGCCCGTTGGGCCGTGGCTTCCTGACCGGCCAGATCCGCAGCGCGGACGACTTCGCGGAGGACGATTTCCGCAGGCACTCCCCCCGGTTCCAGGGCGAGAACTTCACACGGAACCTGGAACTGGTGGACCGGGTCAAGGAGCTGGCGGACCGGAAACAGTGCACTCCCGGCCAGCTGGCCCTGGCCTGGCTGCTGGCGCAGGGTGAGCATATTGTTCCGATCCCGGGCACCAAGAAACGCGAACGCCTGCGCGAGAACCTTGGCGCCGTGGACGTGGAGCTGACCCAGGACGAGCTTCAGCTGCTGGACCAGCTGGCGCCGGCTGGGTCTACTGCGGGCGCGCGCTACCCCAACATGTCCACCATCGACACGTAA
- a CDS encoding PfkB family carbohydrate kinase: MGEILVEVATDQPFGHGVPAQLGISGDALNVAAAAAAAGAVVGLLSVLTDDDLGQAIAARIAELGISTALLTFRKGQQGVYLVHSDPDGEREFSYARSGSVGSTLGPDDVDPAVFAAAGAVVAGGIACAISTTSHAAVAKAASVAKRFVYDPNFRPRLTSVEDATAALTELAPHAFLVTPSYPGETRTLLGAATAEEAAAKLRALGTENVAVTCGARGVQLEAGAVSAWVPAIPAPAVVDQTGAGDAFVGTLTARLVLGDDFPTAARYGAAASSLVVGGKGGTGFIPTFGQTRAHAAGETVKGTVPSNA; the protein is encoded by the coding sequence ATGGGGGAGATCCTCGTCGAAGTGGCCACGGACCAGCCCTTCGGCCACGGCGTTCCGGCGCAGCTTGGCATTTCCGGCGATGCGCTCAACGTGGCCGCCGCAGCCGCCGCCGCCGGCGCCGTGGTGGGCCTGCTGTCCGTCCTGACCGACGACGACCTGGGCCAGGCCATCGCCGCCCGGATCGCCGAGCTTGGCATTTCCACCGCCCTCCTGACGTTCCGCAAGGGACAGCAGGGCGTCTACCTCGTCCACAGCGATCCCGACGGCGAACGCGAGTTCTCCTACGCCCGCAGCGGCAGCGTCGGGTCCACACTTGGCCCGGACGACGTCGACCCGGCAGTTTTCGCCGCGGCCGGCGCAGTGGTGGCGGGCGGCATCGCCTGCGCCATTTCGACGACGTCCCACGCCGCCGTCGCGAAGGCCGCCTCGGTGGCCAAGCGCTTCGTGTACGACCCCAACTTCCGCCCGCGCCTCACCTCGGTGGAGGATGCGACGGCGGCCCTCACCGAACTGGCGCCGCACGCGTTCCTGGTCACGCCGTCCTACCCCGGTGAGACGAGGACGCTGCTGGGCGCCGCCACCGCTGAGGAAGCGGCCGCCAAGCTCCGCGCGCTGGGCACGGAGAATGTGGCCGTCACCTGCGGTGCAAGAGGCGTCCAGCTCGAGGCCGGCGCGGTCTCGGCCTGGGTTCCCGCCATCCCGGCGCCCGCCGTGGTGGACCAGACCGGCGCCGGCGACGCGTTCGTGGGTACCCTCACCGCCCGCCTCGTGCTGGGCGATGACTTCCCAACGGCGGCCCGCTACGGTGCTGCCGCATCCTCCCTCGTGGTGGGCGGCAAGGGCGGCACCGGCTTCATCCCCACGTTCGGGCAGACCCGTGCACATGCCGCCGGAGAAACGGTGAAGGGAACAGTGCCATCGAACGCCTGA
- the eda gene encoding bifunctional 4-hydroxy-2-oxoglutarate aldolase/2-dehydro-3-deoxy-phosphogluconate aldolase, which produces MADASGVLSVSPVIPVVTIDDPQDAVPLARALVAGGVEIIELTLRTDSALTSLKLIAEEVPEILVGAGTILTPAQADAAVAAGAKFLVSPGVTQALLTAMLSLDVPVLPGVATVGEVLVVLEQGLDAMKFFPAGPAGGPKYLAAIGAPIPHVRFCPTGGISLATAPDYLKLTNVACVGGSWLTPADAVAAKDWARITTLASGAAALTR; this is translated from the coding sequence ATGGCTGACGCATCCGGCGTCCTCAGCGTTTCACCGGTCATCCCGGTGGTCACCATCGACGACCCCCAGGATGCGGTGCCCCTTGCCCGTGCCCTGGTGGCCGGCGGCGTGGAGATCATCGAGCTCACGCTCCGGACCGACTCCGCGCTGACCTCGCTCAAGCTCATCGCGGAGGAAGTGCCGGAGATCCTTGTGGGCGCCGGCACCATCCTCACCCCTGCGCAGGCCGACGCTGCCGTGGCAGCCGGAGCCAAATTCCTGGTCAGCCCAGGGGTCACCCAGGCCCTGCTCACCGCCATGCTGTCCCTCGACGTTCCGGTGCTGCCCGGCGTCGCTACCGTGGGGGAGGTGCTCGTTGTTCTGGAACAAGGGTTGGACGCCATGAAGTTCTTCCCGGCGGGCCCCGCCGGCGGCCCGAAATACCTGGCCGCCATCGGAGCGCCGATTCCGCACGTGCGGTTCTGTCCCACGGGCGGCATCAGCCTGGCCACAGCGCCGGACTACCTGAAACTGACCAACGTGGCCTGCGTGGGCGGCAGCTGGCTCACCCCGGCAGACGCCGTCGCCGCTAAGGACTGGGCACGCATCACCACCCTGGCCAGCGGCGCAGCGGCCCTGACCCGGTAG
- a CDS encoding RecQ family ATP-dependent DNA helicase, giving the protein MSDESALRALAASSFNLPGLRDGQLAGMAALADGRDVLAVMPTGYGKSAIYQVAALHLHKATGRPAVVVSPLIALQEDQLDGLSQVLGPDAAVAINSSHSDAEVEASWRAAEDGSAVFLFLAPEQLAKQATVDRIKALDITLFVVDEAHCVSSWGHDFRPDYLALGHVRGQLGNPPVAALTATASPPVRDEIVERLGMKKPLMLVHGFDRPNITLDVVRHHEDKGKRQAVLEQVAALARNGHGLLYAATRKDTEKYAARLAKEGLRAEAYHAGRSARDREHIHELFLNDKLDVVVATTAFGMGIDKPNVRFVVHADIPESLDSYYQEIGRAGRDGQPASAVLHYRSEDLGLRKFFGTHSPDPDSLLEVLKVLKAAHAPTPRSSLAELTGFKARRITGLVNQLEETGAVSAGKRGVRLTSKAKLPTLVADAVELAEARQRVDQSRLTMMRAYAETDGCRRQFLLGYFGEDLPEPCRNCDGCAEAANQAEMRKSDGGVPASAADEPFPLQSTVVHKEWGSGLVMRHEDDVITVLFEQEGYKTLSRAAVVEHQLLKPA; this is encoded by the coding sequence ATGTCCGACGAATCTGCCCTTCGGGCCCTTGCTGCTTCATCCTTCAACCTGCCGGGCCTCCGGGACGGGCAACTGGCCGGCATGGCCGCCCTCGCGGACGGCCGCGACGTCCTGGCCGTCATGCCCACTGGCTACGGCAAATCCGCCATCTACCAGGTCGCAGCCCTGCACCTGCACAAGGCAACAGGACGTCCCGCCGTCGTGGTTTCTCCGCTGATTGCCCTGCAGGAGGACCAGCTGGATGGCCTGTCCCAGGTCCTCGGACCGGACGCCGCGGTGGCCATCAACTCCTCCCACAGCGACGCCGAAGTGGAAGCCTCCTGGCGGGCCGCCGAGGACGGCTCGGCCGTATTCCTGTTCCTCGCCCCGGAACAGCTGGCCAAGCAGGCGACCGTTGACCGGATCAAGGCACTGGACATCACGCTGTTCGTCGTGGACGAGGCACACTGTGTCTCCTCCTGGGGACACGACTTCCGGCCGGACTACCTGGCGCTGGGACATGTCCGCGGGCAACTGGGGAACCCGCCCGTGGCCGCCCTGACAGCTACGGCTTCCCCTCCGGTCCGGGATGAGATCGTGGAGCGCCTTGGCATGAAGAAGCCCCTGATGCTGGTGCATGGGTTCGACCGGCCCAACATCACCCTTGACGTGGTCCGGCACCACGAAGACAAGGGCAAGCGCCAGGCCGTACTTGAGCAGGTGGCAGCGCTGGCCAGGAACGGGCATGGCCTCCTGTACGCCGCCACGCGGAAGGACACGGAAAAGTACGCCGCCAGGCTGGCCAAGGAGGGCCTGCGCGCCGAGGCGTACCACGCTGGCCGTTCCGCCAGGGACCGCGAACATATCCACGAGCTGTTCCTGAACGACAAGCTGGACGTGGTGGTGGCCACCACCGCGTTCGGCATGGGCATCGACAAGCCCAACGTCCGTTTCGTGGTCCACGCCGACATTCCCGAGTCGCTGGACTCCTACTACCAAGAGATCGGACGCGCGGGCAGGGACGGCCAGCCCGCTTCCGCAGTGCTCCACTACCGCTCCGAGGACCTTGGCCTGCGGAAATTCTTCGGCACCCACTCCCCTGATCCAGATTCGCTCCTTGAGGTACTGAAGGTCCTCAAGGCGGCCCATGCCCCCACCCCAAGGTCATCCCTCGCTGAGTTGACGGGTTTCAAGGCCCGGCGCATTACCGGGCTGGTGAACCAGCTGGAGGAGACGGGCGCCGTCAGTGCCGGCAAACGGGGAGTCCGGCTGACATCCAAGGCAAAGCTGCCCACGCTGGTGGCCGACGCCGTCGAACTGGCCGAAGCCCGCCAGCGCGTGGACCAGTCCCGGCTCACCATGATGCGCGCCTACGCGGAAACCGACGGCTGCCGCCGGCAGTTCCTGCTGGGCTACTTTGGCGAGGACCTTCCGGAACCCTGCCGAAACTGCGACGGGTGCGCCGAAGCCGCCAACCAGGCGGAGATGAGAAAGTCCGACGGCGGGGTCCCGGCTTCCGCAGCCGACGAGCCATTCCCGCTGCAGTCCACGGTGGTCCACAAGGAGTGGGGTTCGGGCCTGGTGATGCGGCACGAGGACGACGTCATCACGGTGCTCTTTGAGCAGGAGGGGTACAAGACGCTTTCGCGGGCGGCCGTCGTGGAGCATCAACTCCTGAAGCCCGCTTAG
- the manD gene encoding D-mannonate dehydratase ManD — translation MKITDARVVVSSPGRNYVTLVIETEDGITGIGDATLNGRELAVASYLSEHLCPLLIGRDARRIEDAWQYFYKGAYWRRGPVTMTAIAAIDVALWDIKGKAAGMPVYELLGGAAREGVMVYGHASGTTLEDLSADFQHHLDLGYKAIRAQAAVPGLDKTYGIAPVDGKLYEPASSNVPQEDTWETSAYLDFAPKMLAHVRQEFGYGVHVLHDVHHRLTPIEAGRLGASLEQYRPFWIEDPTPAEDQSAFRLIRQHTTTPIAVGEVFNSIWDCQQLITERLIDYIRTSVSHAGGITHLRRIFSLADLYGVRSGSHGAGDLSPVSFAAALHVDMSIPNFGVQEYMGHRDPAGEVFKTSYSFADGYMHPGDAPGLGVEFDEEAAARFPFDPKYLPVNRRLDGSVHDW, via the coding sequence GTGAAGATCACCGACGCACGGGTTGTGGTTTCGTCGCCCGGACGGAACTACGTGACGCTCGTTATTGAAACCGAGGACGGCATCACCGGAATCGGCGACGCCACCCTGAACGGCCGCGAGCTGGCCGTGGCGTCGTACCTCTCCGAGCACCTCTGCCCGCTGCTGATCGGCCGTGACGCCCGCCGCATCGAGGACGCCTGGCAGTACTTTTACAAGGGCGCCTACTGGCGACGCGGCCCGGTGACCATGACAGCGATTGCGGCGATCGACGTCGCGCTCTGGGACATCAAGGGCAAGGCAGCCGGCATGCCCGTCTACGAACTCCTGGGCGGTGCGGCGCGCGAAGGAGTCATGGTCTACGGCCACGCCAGCGGCACCACGCTGGAGGACCTCAGCGCCGATTTCCAGCATCACCTGGATTTGGGCTACAAGGCCATCCGGGCCCAGGCCGCCGTCCCTGGACTGGACAAGACCTACGGCATCGCGCCCGTGGACGGGAAGCTGTACGAGCCTGCCAGCAGCAACGTGCCGCAGGAGGACACCTGGGAAACCTCCGCGTACCTGGACTTCGCGCCAAAGATGCTGGCCCACGTTCGCCAAGAGTTCGGTTATGGCGTGCACGTCCTGCACGACGTGCACCACCGCCTGACCCCCATCGAGGCAGGACGGCTCGGGGCCTCGCTGGAGCAGTACCGGCCGTTCTGGATCGAGGACCCCACGCCGGCGGAAGACCAGTCCGCGTTCCGTCTGATCCGCCAGCACACCACCACGCCTATCGCCGTCGGCGAGGTTTTCAACTCGATCTGGGACTGCCAGCAGCTCATCACCGAACGCCTGATCGACTACATCCGCACGTCCGTTTCGCACGCCGGCGGCATCACGCACCTGCGCCGGATCTTCTCCCTCGCAGACCTCTATGGCGTCCGCTCCGGCTCGCACGGCGCCGGGGACCTCTCCCCTGTCTCCTTCGCCGCCGCGCTGCATGTGGACATGAGCATCCCCAACTTCGGGGTCCAGGAATACATGGGCCACCGCGACCCGGCCGGCGAGGTCTTCAAGACCTCCTACAGCTTCGCAGACGGCTACATGCACCCCGGGGACGCACCCGGCCTGGGCGTAGAGTTCGACGAGGAGGCCGCCGCGCGCTTCCCCTTCGACCCCAAATACCTGCCGGTGAACCGGCGTCTCGACGGATCGGTGCACGACTGGTGA
- a CDS encoding TerC family protein, producing MEVPAYVWTLTIAGIIGLLAFDFFFHVRKAHTPSLKESATWSAIYVTIAVVFGLVVLLFGGADMGTEYFAGYVTEKALSVDNLFVFLIIMASFKVPRADQQKVLLFGIVFSLIARTAFIFLGAALINSFAWVFYIFGLILLLTAGNLLKPDDHDDDSDGLVVRLAKKLLPASDHYDGDKLFTVENGKRVLTPMLLVMVAIGGTDILFALDSIPAIFGLTQNVFVVFTATAFSLMGLRQLFFLIDGLLDRLIFLSYGLAVILGFIGVKLILHALHENTLPFINDGEHVNVVEVSTGLSLSVILGVLVVTILASLFSPKGKAKNAVSGARRHATEYVDLNYETDMAERDKIFARMVREEDQIRKLPEKYKRLIRHETEFLDLIRTAHDQHDKAQVRAAANGG from the coding sequence GTGGAAGTACCTGCGTATGTCTGGACCCTGACCATTGCGGGAATCATCGGGCTGCTGGCCTTCGATTTCTTCTTCCACGTCCGCAAGGCCCACACCCCTTCCCTCAAGGAATCGGCCACGTGGTCCGCCATCTACGTGACCATCGCGGTGGTGTTCGGCCTGGTTGTGCTGCTGTTCGGGGGCGCCGACATGGGCACCGAATACTTTGCCGGCTACGTCACGGAGAAGGCATTGTCAGTAGACAACCTTTTCGTCTTCCTGATCATCATGGCCAGCTTCAAGGTGCCCCGCGCGGACCAGCAGAAGGTGCTGCTGTTCGGCATCGTGTTCTCCCTGATCGCGCGCACGGCGTTCATCTTCCTGGGCGCGGCACTGATCAACAGTTTTGCCTGGGTGTTCTACATCTTCGGGCTCATCCTGCTCCTCACGGCCGGAAACCTGCTCAAGCCGGACGACCACGATGACGACTCCGACGGCCTGGTCGTCCGGCTTGCCAAGAAACTGCTGCCCGCCTCCGACCATTACGACGGCGACAAACTCTTCACAGTGGAGAACGGCAAGCGGGTCCTGACCCCGATGCTGCTGGTCATGGTGGCCATTGGCGGCACGGACATCCTGTTCGCCCTGGACTCGATCCCGGCCATCTTCGGCCTGACCCAGAACGTCTTCGTCGTTTTCACCGCCACCGCGTTCTCGCTGATGGGCCTGCGGCAGCTGTTCTTCCTGATCGACGGCCTGCTGGACCGGCTGATCTTCCTCTCCTACGGCCTGGCGGTCATCCTTGGCTTCATCGGCGTGAAGCTCATCCTGCATGCCCTGCACGAGAACACCCTGCCGTTCATCAACGACGGCGAGCACGTCAACGTGGTGGAGGTCAGCACCGGCCTGTCACTCAGCGTGATCCTCGGGGTGCTGGTGGTGACCATCCTGGCGTCTCTCTTCAGCCCCAAGGGCAAGGCCAAGAACGCGGTCTCGGGGGCGAGGCGGCATGCCACCGAGTACGTGGACCTCAACTACGAGACGGACATGGCGGAGCGGGACAAGATCTTTGCCAGGATGGTCCGTGAGGAGGACCAGATCCGCAAGCTCCCCGAGAAGTACAAGCGGCTGATCCGCCACGAAACCGAGTTCCTGGACCTGATCCGGACCGCCCACGACCAGCACGACAAAGCCCAGGTGCGGGCTGCCGCCAACGGGGGCTAA
- a CDS encoding MFS transporter codes for MTESIAPPTTGQAEARSTRDLAKVAISGWLGTAMEFMDFQLYSLAAAIVFNKIFFPDVSPVIGLIAAMATYGVGYVARLFGAVYFGRMGDRIGRKKVLYITIALMGASTTLIGVLPTYAMVGIWAPILLVALRLIQGFGAGAEIAGATVMLAEFASARRRGIISSLVCLGTNSGTLGASALWAILVASLSQDQLLSWGWRIPFLASFVIMLFAIWIRRSIKESPVFEQRADVVDGVALTKAKIKTADHAPEPAGTSTIEAALHQKKGKSFLIALGLRFGQAGNSGLVQTFLVGYLATVLLADKTVGTNAIMYGSLLGFVTIPVIGLLGDRFGRRPMYLALSALTAVFAVPMMLMITSGNSAIITIAMVIGLNLGVLSLFAMESVTMAEFFGARTRFTQLALAKEIGGILATAIGPLLAATLTAVTGHWWPLAAMLIGYSLITLVSAAVGPEVRGRDLVRLEDAV; via the coding sequence TGACCGAAAGCATTGCGCCCCCCACCACCGGGCAGGCCGAGGCCCGAAGCACCCGCGACCTCGCCAAGGTTGCCATCTCCGGCTGGCTCGGCACCGCCATGGAATTTATGGACTTCCAGCTGTATTCGCTGGCTGCGGCCATCGTCTTCAACAAAATCTTCTTTCCGGACGTCAGCCCCGTTATCGGCCTGATCGCTGCGATGGCCACCTACGGCGTGGGTTACGTTGCCCGCCTGTTCGGTGCCGTCTACTTCGGCCGCATGGGTGACCGGATCGGTCGCAAGAAGGTCCTCTACATCACCATCGCCTTGATGGGGGCCTCCACTACCCTGATCGGTGTCCTCCCCACCTACGCCATGGTGGGGATCTGGGCGCCCATCCTGCTGGTGGCCCTGCGCCTCATCCAGGGATTCGGGGCCGGTGCGGAAATCGCCGGCGCCACCGTGATGCTGGCGGAATTTGCATCGGCCCGCCGCCGCGGCATCATCTCGTCCCTGGTCTGCCTGGGCACCAACTCCGGAACCCTGGGTGCCTCCGCACTGTGGGCCATCCTGGTGGCTTCGCTCTCCCAGGACCAGCTCCTGAGCTGGGGCTGGCGGATCCCCTTCCTGGCCAGCTTCGTGATCATGCTGTTCGCCATCTGGATCCGGCGCTCCATCAAGGAAAGCCCCGTCTTCGAACAGCGCGCGGATGTTGTGGACGGAGTCGCCCTGACCAAGGCAAAGATTAAGACCGCCGACCATGCCCCCGAGCCCGCCGGAACCAGCACCATCGAAGCCGCACTGCATCAGAAAAAGGGCAAGTCATTCCTCATTGCCCTTGGCCTTCGTTTTGGGCAGGCCGGCAACTCAGGGCTCGTCCAGACCTTCCTGGTGGGCTACCTTGCCACGGTCCTGCTCGCAGACAAGACGGTAGGCACCAACGCCATCATGTACGGCTCACTGCTGGGCTTCGTCACCATCCCGGTGATCGGCCTCCTCGGTGACCGCTTCGGCCGCCGCCCGATGTACCTGGCCCTCAGCGCCCTGACTGCCGTCTTCGCCGTACCGATGATGCTGATGATCACCAGTGGCAACTCCGCCATCATCACCATCGCCATGGTCATCGGCCTAAACCTCGGTGTCCTGAGCCTGTTCGCCATGGAAAGTGTCACCATGGCCGAGTTCTTCGGAGCCCGCACCCGCTTCACCCAGCTCGCCCTCGCCAAGGAAATCGGCGGGATCCTGGCCACCGCGATCGGCCCACTGCTGGCAGCCACCCTCACCGCCGTCACCGGGCACTGGTGGCCGCTCGCCGCAATGCTGATTGGCTACTCGCTGATCACCCTGGTCTCAGCCGCCGTCGGCCCCGAGGTCCGCGGCCGCGACCTGGTCCGGCTCGAGGACGCCGTATGA